The Desulfonispora thiosulfatigenes DSM 11270 genome segment GCACTTCCACGGCAGATTGTCTTTATTGATGGTACTGATTATACCAAGGTAATTGAAGAAGTATCAGTTTCGCCTGTTTTAGGTGAGCAAGAATCTATTATTAATTTATACTTTGCTAGCACAGAAGGAAACTTAAAAAATGAAACGAGATCATTTAGTAGTTTTCCTAATGCTACAAAAGGAACGGAAGTTTTAGCTGAACTTTTAAAAGGACCCCAAAAACAAAATGGCCTTAAAAGTATAATTCCAGAAGGAACTAAGGTTTTAAACTATGAATATGCTGGAAGTACAGGGATTGCAACTGTTGATTTATCAAAGGACATAAGCAAAGTATCTGGAAGTAAGGATGAAAGCCTAGTGGTTTATTCAATAGTAAATACTTTAACTGAATTACCAGGCATAGAAAAGGTCAAGTTTTTAATTGAAGGTAATGAAGTAGAAACCTTAGCAGGTAATATTTCTCTTAAAGACCCAATTGATAGAAATGCTGAATTACTTCATGATAATACTTTAAAATAAATTTTTTTTCCCATCTGTAGAGAGCAGATGGGATTTTTTTTGCATGTATCCTTCTATTTAGTAATATATTGAAAATAGACTGATGCTATAAGGAGGACGAAATAGTGTTATTAGAACTTTTATTAGGATTAACAGTTATTTTGATTGGTGCAGAGTTATTTACTAATGGGATAGAATGGTTAGGGGTAAGAATGAAATTTTCTGAAGGGGCGGTAGGTTCAGTACTTTCCGCTGTAGGTACAGCTTTACCAGAGTCTATGATTCCTGTTGTAGCCATTTTATTTAACCCTAGTGAATCTTCTTCTCATATTGGGATTGGCGCAATTTTAGGGGCTCCCTTTATGTTAGGAACTTTAGCCTTTTTTATCACAGGGCTTTCGGCAAGAATGTTTCTTTGGAGAAAAGATAAAAAATATTATTTAAATGTAGACTGCAAAGTTGTAAGTAATGATATAATCTTTTTTATAATTATGTATAGTCTTGCAATGGGTGCATCATTTATTGGTTTTATGCACATTAAAAAAGCTATTGCTATCTTATTAATTTTAGGATATGGATATTATGTAAAGAGAACTTTTAAATCAGGTGATAGATTAGGTGGGCATAATTTACGTGCCTTATATTGTAACTTTTCAGAAAAACCACGTTTAAGAATGATTTTACTACAAATATTCGTGGCTTTAACGGCTATTATCTTAGGCGCTCATTACTTTGTGAGCGGAATAGAAACTTTAGCTATGAAGATGAAAATTCCTTATTTAGTATTAGCTTTAATAATTGCACCTATAGCTACTGAATTGCCAGAAAAGTTTAACAGTGTTTTATGGATTAGCCAGAAAAAAGATACTTTGGCTATTGGGAATATTACGGGAGCTATGGTTTTTCAAAGTTCGCTTCTTCCGGCTCTGGGAATTTTAACTACGCCTTGGGATCTAAATGGGATTTCTTTGTTAAGTGGGATTTTAGTTTTAATATCTGCGCTAGTTTTATTGATTAGCTTAAAACGCAATAGATTTTTAAAAACCTCATCTTTAATGTTTAGTGGAATTTTCTATCTAATTTTTATTTCAATAGTTTTATGGGCTATGTTTAGTTAGAGGATTTTTATGCTATAATATTGTTAGTTTTGTAGATGAGGTGAAGAAATGTTTAAAGCTGTATTATTTGATTTAGATGGAACTTTATTACCTTTTGATTTGGATTATTTTGTGAAAAACTATTTCGAGTCGTTGGCAGATTATTGTAAAGATTATGTCGACCCTAAGAGTTTAATTAAAAACATGGGCATTTCCTTAGATGCGATGCTTAAAAATACGGGTGAAATCACTAATGAAGAAATGTTCATGCAAACCTTTTTACCAGCTTTAAATAAGGGAATAGATGAAATGTATCCTTTATTTGAAAAATTCTATTTAGAGGAATTTCCAAATCTAAAGAAATACACCGAGTATAATGCTTT includes the following:
- a CDS encoding GerMN domain-containing protein produces the protein MKRKTLLFVILVLTAITVGCASNAQVTEVAVSKEEIIQMPEPILKELEELKSKETYQAFDMGGEILLFVSLGEKQSDGYEVKLERAGIKDDKLYVQVNKKEPTSKPEAEVVTYPTALGKVSGDALPRQIVFIDGTDYTKVIEEVSVSPVLGEQESIINLYFASTEGNLKNETRSFSSFPNATKGTEVLAELLKGPQKQNGLKSIIPEGTKVLNYEYAGSTGIATVDLSKDISKVSGSKDESLVVYSIVNTLTELPGIEKVKFLIEGNEVETLAGNISLKDPIDRNAELLHDNTLK
- a CDS encoding sodium:calcium antiporter → MLLELLLGLTVILIGAELFTNGIEWLGVRMKFSEGAVGSVLSAVGTALPESMIPVVAILFNPSESSSHIGIGAILGAPFMLGTLAFFITGLSARMFLWRKDKKYYLNVDCKVVSNDIIFFIIMYSLAMGASFIGFMHIKKAIAILLILGYGYYVKRTFKSGDRLGGHNLRALYCNFSEKPRLRMILLQIFVALTAIILGAHYFVSGIETLAMKMKIPYLVLALIIAPIATELPEKFNSVLWISQKKDTLAIGNITGAMVFQSSLLPALGILTTPWDLNGISLLSGILVLISALVLLISLKRNRFLKTSSLMFSGIFYLIFISIVLWAMFS